The stretch of DNA acactcactcacattctcactctctcacattcagggttgccacctttgaCTGACGGTCaacctggagatttttttttttaaatgacactgtgttgccatgacaacgggatgcaatGTAACGTCACGCGGcggcaagttgccatgacaacgtggcaccgcatgacatcgtgacatcatgtggcgcctcattgtcatggcaacgagcatcatgtgatgctgttacgtcacgtgacgttcccgttggcatggcaacgcagcgccatttgacgccgcgcagccatattgtCAGTAGTTGCAGGTGGAGATGGCGGGAGACTGCTGCTGCGGGCAGtattgctgcgttaatggtatatggaattatacctTACATCATTTCTATTATTTCTAACTAACGCTGATGACAATTGTTGCAGACAGGCGTCGCTGctcaatattaatttattacaatggtttatctccatttacttgagttaatttaacaaagacaaggttacctcattgctatcaaaagggaggaacttaagcagctttactgtaaagagagagggggggggagaggagagagagagggggaagaagaaagagagagaggggggggagagaaagggggggggagaagagagagagaggggggagagaagagagagggggagaagagagagagagggagagatgagagagagagaggggagaagagagagagagaggggagaagagagagagagaggggagaagagagagagagagagggggggggagaagagatagagggggagaagagagagagggggagaagagagagagggggagaagagagagggggggagaagagaggggggagaagagagagggggggagatgagagagggggggagaagagagagagagagaggggagagagagagagagggggggagagagagagagagagagggagaNNNNNNNNNNNNNNNNNNNNNNNNNNNNNNNNNNNNNNNNNNNNNNNNNNNNNNNNNNNNNNNNNNNNNNNNNNNNNNNNNNNNNNNNNNNNNNNNNNNNNNNNNNNNNNNNNNNNNNNNNNNNNNNNNNNNNNNNNNNNNNNNNNNNNNNNNNNNNNNNNNNNNNNNNNNNNNNNNNNNNNNNNNNNNNNNNNNNNNNNCTAACTTCCTTCTGGCGCTGCCAGTGGTGGTGATGGGCATCCAAGCCGTGTGGGACTACGCCTGCGCCAACCCACGGCTGTGCCTGGCCCTGGGGCTGTGGGGAGTGCCGGGGAAGCCATCCTGCGGTTACCATGGACCCCGTGTCTTCGTGTACGTGGCACACCTGACGGCGCTGATGGTGTTTGGGACCCTGTGTATGCacgtgcaggtacaggggggcaTGGAAATCGAAGGGGGCATGTATCATAGGGTGGCATTGTGTGCCAAAGGAAGGGGCCAGATGGGTTGTTGTatgctgagggggagagacagatttATTTAATTGCAAGTGGGCATCATGACCTTAGGACAGAGAGGTGTCAGTCCGGGGGCTTCAGGGTATTTGTGGTTGTGTTCCCCCCGCCCTGAGCTCTGTTTCTGCCTCACAGGTACTCACTCGCctgctcttctcctcctctcccctgctGTTCTGGTTCTGCTCTCACCGCCTCCAGAAGAGCGAGCCGTGGTTGTGGGACCCCCAGAAACCCGGGGAGGAGAAGAGTGCCCCCAACCCAGCCTTGCACCTCCTCCGATCCTGGACCTTCATATGTCCCCAGTCCCGGGCCTTGCTGGGGTATTTCCTGGGATACTGGGTACTCGGCACCGCTCTGCATGTCAACTTCCTACCCTGGACATAGCAAAGGAGaacaggggaggagggagggtaacaggggaggagggagggtaatTACCTGCTAATGACTCctgtaatgtaaataaattttatttttgattattgtgTTGTTTATATTGAGAGCAGAGCCCTGTATACagaatgtgtgcatgtgtgtgtgtatatatagtatagcTGCAGAGCACTATATAAACCGTGTGTGTAGATGTAATGCCCTCTCCCCTACACAATAATCCCAAATACATCTATATATGTCCTGCTAGATATGATCTCTCCATGATAACCTCTTCTGCAATAATGACCCCTGCATATAATATGGCGCCTTTCCCGGCGCGGCCTGTAGGCGGAGCTGTCCGTATTCCCGGCGCGGCCTGTAGGCGGCGCTGTCCGTATTCCCGGCGCGGCCTGTAGGTGTCGCTGTCGGTGTTCCCGGCGCGGCCTGTAGGTGTCGGTGTTCCCGGCGCGGCCTGTAGGTGTCGCTGTCGGTGTTCCCGGCGCGGCCTGTAGGTGTCGCTGTCGGTGTTCCCGGCGCGGCCTGTAGGTGTCGCTGTCGGTGTTCCCGGCGCGGCCTGTTGGTGTCGGTGTTCCCGGCGCGGCCTGTAGGTGTCGCTGTCCGTGTTCCCGGCGCCTCACTCCCCTGTCCGTCTCTCTGATccctgtgacatcacaggccggGCACCCCGGGTCGCCCCCCGCAGTTCCCGGGATGAGGGAGCGTGATTACGGGCAGGAGAGGCCCGGGGTCCCGGTGTGCGGGAACCGCCTGAGGGTGGCCCGGCCCGGGAGTGTGTTCGGGGCCACACTGGGGCTCATTCTCTGCACGGCCGGACTCTTCTTCATATTCGAGTGGGTATAAGGCTCTGCAGCAGAGAGGAGGGGCggtgtaatgctctgcagggaAGAGGCGGGCGGTGTAATGCTCTGCAGTAGAGAGGAGGGGTGGTGTAATGTTCTGCAGTAGAGAGGAGGGGTGGTGTAATGCTCTGCAGTAGAGAGGAGGGGCGGTGTAATGCTCTGCAGTAGAGAGGAGGGGTGGTGTAATGCTCTGCAGTAGAGAGGAGGGGCGGTGTAATGCTCTGCAGTAGAGAGGAGGGGTGGTGTAATGCTCTGCAGTAGAGAGGAGAGCGGTGTAATGCTCTGCAGTAGAGAGGAGGGGCGGTGTAATGCTCTGCAGTAGAGAGGAGGGGCGGTGTAATGCTCTGCAGTAGAGAGGAGGGGTGGTGTAATGCTCTGCAGTAGAGAGGAGAGCGGTGTAATGCTCTGCAGTAGAGAGGAGGGGCGGTGTAATGCTCTGCAGTAGAGAGGAGGGGCGGTGTAATGCTCTGCAGTAGAGAGGAGGGGCGGTGTAATGCTCTGCAGTAGAGAGGAGGGGtggtgtaatgctctgcagggTGAAATGAATACTTTGTGTAGTGTTACCGTGCTCTGACCGGTCTGACCCCCTCCCAGCTGTCCTTTCCTCTCCGCTCATGTCACCGTTGCTGTCCCTGTCATCGGAGGTGTCCTGCTCTTCTTCGTCCTCAGCTCCTTGCTGCATACGACCTTCAGTGACCCTGGGATCCTGCCCCGAGCCACCTCCAGCGAGGCCATCGCAGTGGAGAGGCAGATCAGTGGGTGACAGCAAGGAACATGCGACAGGCTatgcagggtgacactgacaggACGTGACACCCAGATTgtgcagggtgacactgacaggGCATGTGACACCcagactgcagggtgacactgatGGGATGTGTGACACCCAGACTGAGTCCGACCGCTGAGTGACAGGCAGAAGGAACCTATGGGACACGGAGTATGCAGGGTGACACGTGTGTCTCCGTGTCCCCTCAGATCAGAGCCTCTCCTCGGGGACCCGGAGGGCCCCCCGCACACAGGATGTGCTCATTAACGGAAAACTCGTTAGGCTCAAGTTCTGCTTCACGTGCAAAATATTCCGGCCGCCACGAGCCTCACACTGCAGCATCTGTGAcaactgtgtgggtgagtgtgacaACTGAGTGTGTGACATAGTGACCtcgtatggtgtgtgtgtgacgaattgtgtgggtgagagagatccTGTGTAGTGTGTGACaccttttgtgtgtgtgacacccacGCTGTGTCGCCGTGTGTATGACAGTGCGTGTCAGGGTGGTTGGGAGTGTGCCGTGTGTAAcgcgcccctctctcctccgcaGAGCGCTTCGACCATCACTGCCCGTGGGTTGGGAACTGCGTGGGAAGGAGGAATTACCGATTCTTCTACACCTTCCTCCTGTCTCTCGCGTTGCTCACCTCCTTTATCCTGGCGGCTGTCACCACACACATCGCTCTGCGTGAGAATCTGTGCACGATGCTCTGCAgactgtcacccctctctctgcgcaatgCTCTGCAGGCTATCATCCCTctgcgcgatgctctgcaggcTGTAACCGCTCTCTCCCTCCACAGGAGCACAGAGCAGCACAATTCTCAGTGTGCTGAAGGAGACCCCTGGCAGATATCCTTTTATAACATGCTCCCTGTAGTGGGGAGcggggtgcgatgctctgcgtatgCTCCCTATAGTGGGGAGcggggtgcgatgctctgcgtatgCTCCCTGTAGTGGGGAGcggggtgcgatgctctgcgtatgCTCCCTGTAGTGGGAACAGGGTGCAATGCTCTGCGTATGCTCCCTGTAGTGGGGAGcggggtgcgatgctctgcgtatgCTCCCTGTAGtggggtgcgatgctctgcgtatgCTCCCTGACTCCCAGCACTGTTCTCGAGCTCCTCATCTGCTTTCTGTCTGTTTGGTGCATTCTGGGTCTCTCCGGATTCCACACGTATCTGGTCACAGCCAATCGGACAACTAACGAGGATGTGAGTATGTGAGGGACGGGCCATCCATGTACCCAGTGCCGTACCCAGCGCCTCACAGCAGTGACACACGGCACATGTACACAgcgcctcctgtgctgaagcagggaaatcctgaaaacctgactttttaggggggggggggcttgaggactggagttgagaacccccgatGTACATAAAGGGGGCACGTTCTAATATTATGGGGGTACACGGGTCACAGTTGCACAGGGATGTGGGGTTTAGGGGGCGTCTCTCAGTCTGTGACAGGCGCTGATATAATGTGCAGCCACCTCCGCGTCGGTctcttctcccaggaggaacgCCCCTTATACATTACAAATAACTAAAGGGGAAGCCCGCAGAAGCGCTCAGTGTAGTACGTCTGACACGTATTCCCGGGAACAAGGTACGTATTGCACGTACAGAAATATACACAACTTGGCGCCTATAGAACAAGATATCGGCGTGCCCGGGATATCCCGCGACACGTGCACCTACGGGCGACGCGGTCTCTGTTGCCGTATCTTCCTGATCCACGCAGCGGAACTCGGAATATACTGTGCCGGGCGCCGCAGACATCCGCTGCTCACCGCGCGATGACCTCCCCGGGGCAGGGACGCAGTTAGGCgacgtctgtctctcccccaaaccaccaccacccccctcccaccttcaTACCGCCTTTCTCTCCCTCAGATTAAAGGCTCCTTGTCGGGGAAGCTGAGCTCCGAGGACTCTGTGAATCCGTACAGTCACCAGAGCATCGTCACCAACTGCTGCGCAACGCTCTGCGGGCCCTTCCCCCCCAGGTAATAATACTCTGcgggcccttcccccccccccccaggtaatAATACTCTGCGGGCCTTCCCCTCCCAGGTAATAATACTCTGTGGGCCCTCCCCCCCAGACAGTAataccctgcccccacccccctccccagttaATAGTACTGTGTGGGACACCCCCCAGTAATAATACTATGTGGGTCCCCCAGGTAATAATGCTCTGCCTGTCTCTTGCCCCCCACCCCGGGACCCCCCGGGCATTACAGATGACAGACATAGCGTACATGGATCAGCAGTCACTTTATTGCTATGCTGGGAAGCTGGATCCCACTTCAGGGGCCAGTGCCACGCCCTCTTTTTGAAACATCTCTTCCTCTGTTGTAGTTTCATCAGCAGTCGAAACATTGTGCAGCCAATGGAGACGCTACCAGAAGGGACCCCCGAGGCCATGGATACCAGGGGAATGGTAAGAGCAAATAAAGATACTCCTAACCCCTATAcggcgcggcgtgttcattatcagtgtatagatactcctCATTGTTATACAGGGCAGCGTGATTATTATCCGTATGTAGAGGTACTCTGCACCTTTATACAGCGCAGCGCGTTGGTTATCCGTGTATAGATATTCCGCATCATTATCAGGATATGTGCGTGATCTCCGctgtccccgcagggtgacacgtgTCAGAAGTTTGCCGATTCATGCACCGCGTGACGCACCCCtaggctccgcccctgcctatTTTGGCGCGGCATGGTAAGTGTTACGGTGTGAATGTGTCTTTTCCGTGTGCGCTTGTGATTGCGCTTGTGATTGCGTGTGCGACTGCGCGCGTTGTATTTTATTTAAGCTTCACCTGGGAATAATTTGATGTGTATGTGTCACACTTACCCTGCGCGGGTTaggctgtaatggccgcctctatAGCGTAACACGCACGTGCTGCCTTTCTTACCAGAAACAGATATACGTTCTCGGttcagtaaaaaaacaaacatagctgGTCTCTTACACACGCCCCGTCTCTCTTGTATAAACAATAAATGGTCTAACAGCAGGGgagggcaactcctgtcctcaatagccaccaacaggtcaggttctcaggatatccctgcttcagcgcaggtggctcaatcaaagactgggccatctgtgctgaagcagggatatccctaatccCTTAACCGAGGGCGAATATCTGAATGGAAAACGTGCAGCGCTGCCGGTTTGTTCCGCACAACGAGAAATAATTGTACAAATCTTTCTACTTCAGCAGAAATGATACCGGGATTACGGGCGCGTGTGCAGTGTCCCTGCTCCATCGCACCCCAAGGGGGGCTGCATTGTAGAAGCACATCTAGGTGTCACGTCTCTTACCTGCACCGGGTCATTTCTGCGCCCCGCTAATGGACACCAGATCCTAACCGCTGCTTCTCCGGGGGTTAATCATCGGGGTGAGTTTTAGTAACTGTTGGTGACTAGAACTATAGTCCtgttttatttctttatattttCATGCCActtggcttccttagaaagatgTTAATGTGTGTACACGCACATATATAATTGCAACAGCGACTCTACACACACACGGAAACGCCCAGGCACCTACACACGCGTGCACACATGTTCCCTCTCCTGATCCGTGTATTCCACCTCTTTCCAGCAGCCGGCGGACGCAGCGTCGCACAGACGGGGATTTAACACGTCCTTTTGCCGATCTTCCTCTTGGAGAAAAGTGCCATCATCTTTTTTATTGTTTAAATACTGATGCGGGAATTACTGAATAaatgaaagggggagaggggaggttttctaaatatacttttttcttttttacacctGCGTATTCCTGTGTTATTCTCACCTTTAAACATGTTCTGGCGAGTGGGAGAAAAGTGAGacaccctccactgtacagtaaataaaaataaccaTTGTGAGCCATTAACGcgtctcagccaggtctgccatgctgcctttctccattatcccccagcatacagtgcctccagtgcagccagggattctgggaaatggcaggAATATGagcaccgtgtcaccttttgcttattAATGTCCACGTGAACACGGAGGCCTGTAAGAAGATAGCTGCCACATCACgcagctttccagcacagcctgggagggctgtcacagggccgcagcacagcctgggaggcgtgtcacagggccgcagcacagcctgggagggctgtcacagggccgcagcacagcctgggagggctgtcacagggccgcagcacagcctgggagggctgtcacagggccgcagcacagcctgggaggcgtgtcacagggccgcagcacagcctgggagggctgtcacagggccgcagcacagcctgggaggcgtgtcacagggccgcagcacagcctgggagggctgtcacagggccgcagcacagcctgggagggctgtcacagggccgcagcacagcctgggagggctgtcacagggccgcagcacagcctgggaggcgtgtcacagggccgcagcacagcctgggagggctgtcacagggccgcagcacagcctgggagggctgtcacagggccgcagcacagcctgggagggctgtcacagggccgcagcacagcctgggagggctgtcacagggccgcagcacagcctgggagggctgtcacagggccgcagcacagcctgggaggcgtgtcacagggccgcagcacagcctgggagggCTGTCACAGGGCCGCTGCACAGCCTGGGAGGGCTGTCACAGGGCCGCTGC from Ascaphus truei isolate aAscTru1 chromosome 6, aAscTru1.hap1, whole genome shotgun sequence encodes:
- the PIGV gene encoding GPI alpha-1,6-mannosyltransferase 2; this encodes MGIQAVWDYACANPRLCLALGLWGVPGKPSCGYHGPRVFVYVAHLTALMVFGTLCMHVQVLTRLLFSSSPLLFWFCSHRLQKSEPWLWDPQKPGEEKSAPNPALHLLRSWTFICPQSRALLGYFLGYWVLGTALHVNFLPWT
- the ZDHHC18 gene encoding palmitoyltransferase ZDHHC18 isoform X1, with the protein product MRERDYGQERPGVPVCGNRLRVARPGSVFGATLGLILCTAGLFFIFDCPFLSAHVTVAVPVIGGVLLFFVLSSLLHTTFSDPGILPRATSSEAIAVERQINQSLSSGTRRAPRTQDVLINGKLVRLKFCFTCKIFRPPRASHCSICDNCVERFDHHCPWVGNCVGRRNYRFFYTFLLSLALLTSFILAAVTTHIALRAQSSTILSVLKETPGSVLELLICFLSVWCILGLSGFHTYLVTANRTTNEDIKGSLSGKLSSEDSVNPYSHQSIVTNCCATLCGPFPPSFISSRNIVQPMETLPEGTPEAMDTRGMGDTCQKFADSCTA
- the ZDHHC18 gene encoding palmitoyltransferase ZDHHC18 isoform X3; translation: MSPLLSLSSEVSCSSSSSAPCCIRPSVTLGSCPEPPPARPSQWRGRSVDQSLSSGTRRAPRTQDVLINGKLVRLKFCFTCKIFRPPRASHCSICDNCVERFDHHCPWVGNCVGRRNYRFFYTFLLSLALLTSFILAAVTTHIALRAQSSTILSVLKETPGSVLELLICFLSVWCILGLSGFHTYLVTANRTTNEDIKGSLSGKLSSEDSVNPYSHQSIVTNCCATLCGPFPPSFISSRNIVQPMETLPEGTPEAMDTRGMGDTCQKFADSCTA
- the ZDHHC18 gene encoding palmitoyltransferase ZDHHC18 isoform X2 yields the protein MRERDYGQERPGVPVCGNRLRVARPGSVFGATLGLILCTAGLFFIFDSLLHTTFSDPGILPRATSSEAIAVERQINQSLSSGTRRAPRTQDVLINGKLVRLKFCFTCKIFRPPRASHCSICDNCVERFDHHCPWVGNCVGRRNYRFFYTFLLSLALLTSFILAAVTTHIALRAQSSTILSVLKETPGSVLELLICFLSVWCILGLSGFHTYLVTANRTTNEDIKGSLSGKLSSEDSVNPYSHQSIVTNCCATLCGPFPPSFISSRNIVQPMETLPEGTPEAMDTRGMGDTCQKFADSCTA